The Kangiella marina genome window below encodes:
- the tssK gene encoding type VI secretion system baseplate subunit TssK, which translates to MDNRVVWAEGIFLSPHHFQQQERFFENTLNQRVAVTNPFQWGFRRLVIEPDALLMGQVSLSEARGIFADGTVFNLPQNDPVPAVLDLSEEKQLAGKRVFLAVPSLQNNKALVNKRLDSQESFRYNRFDIELMDYNEGDRSAESLELASLNVKLVLEGEQTKDDGNVRLPIAKIKESTSNGSLILDETFIPPLLDIKANNHLLSAVKQLISTLSVRATTLSERVVNVSQGGSNTIQNFLLLQLFNRYEGLFKHYLSLPLVHPEIMYRLLVQFEGELATYYAASRRGNSTVMYRHDDLSQSYKIIDSVLKDYLSAVIEEAASPITIEERRYGIKVATVHDKKLFEQAVFVLAVKADLPIDDLRNQFPKQTKIGTVENIRSLVNNQLPGISLTSLPVAPREIPIKREYVYFQLDGSSPHWQHLGASGGIAFHVSGEFPELELEFWAVRK; encoded by the coding sequence ATGGATAACAGGGTAGTATGGGCTGAAGGGATATTTTTATCACCACACCATTTTCAGCAGCAAGAACGATTCTTTGAAAACACACTGAACCAACGTGTCGCTGTGACTAATCCGTTTCAATGGGGGTTTCGTCGTTTAGTGATTGAGCCCGATGCTTTGCTCATGGGACAAGTCTCATTGTCAGAAGCAAGAGGTATTTTTGCAGACGGTACAGTTTTTAATTTACCGCAAAATGATCCGGTGCCGGCGGTGTTGGATTTGAGTGAGGAAAAACAACTCGCAGGGAAGCGTGTATTTTTGGCAGTACCGAGCCTTCAAAACAATAAAGCCTTGGTCAATAAGCGGTTGGATAGTCAGGAGAGTTTTCGCTACAACCGCTTTGATATTGAGTTGATGGATTACAACGAAGGTGATCGATCCGCAGAATCGCTGGAGCTAGCAAGCCTTAATGTGAAACTGGTTCTAGAAGGTGAGCAAACTAAAGATGACGGCAACGTTCGGTTACCTATCGCCAAGATTAAAGAAAGCACTAGCAACGGTTCTTTGATCTTAGACGAAACTTTTATTCCTCCTTTGTTGGATATCAAAGCGAACAACCATCTGTTATCGGCTGTAAAACAATTAATTTCAACATTATCGGTGAGGGCAACGACGCTATCCGAGCGTGTGGTAAATGTGAGTCAGGGAGGGTCTAACACCATTCAAAACTTCTTGTTACTGCAACTATTTAATCGATATGAAGGCTTGTTTAAGCATTATTTGTCATTGCCATTGGTGCATCCCGAAATAATGTACCGTTTATTGGTTCAGTTTGAGGGTGAGTTAGCGACTTATTACGCGGCGAGTCGTCGTGGAAATAGCACCGTCATGTACCGGCACGATGACCTGAGCCAAAGTTATAAGATTATTGATAGTGTGCTTAAGGACTACCTCAGCGCAGTGATAGAAGAGGCTGCAAGCCCCATTACGATAGAAGAACGGCGTTATGGGATCAAAGTCGCGACGGTCCACGATAAAAAATTATTTGAGCAGGCAGTATTTGTATTAGCAGTAAAAGCAGACCTGCCAATAGATGATTTGCGTAACCAGTTCCCTAAACAAACCAAAATCGGAACGGTTGAGAACATACGAAGTTTGGTCAATAACCAATTACCGGGAATCAGTTTAACCAGTTTGCCAGTAGCGCCGCGCGAGATTCCGATTAAGCGTGAGTATGTTTACTTTCAACTGGATGGAAGCAGTCCACATTGGCAACACTTGGGCGCGTCTGGTGGTATTGCCTTTCATGTGTCAGGAGAGTTTCCAGAATTGGAATTAGAGTTCTGGGCAGTAAGGAAATAG
- a CDS encoding serine/threonine-protein kinase yields MTDQHRNKEEQATSGSTEECVNERGQQHDQPTSPMEQTDQDNQLKESSQHSAEEPSHKVTATQHIKAPQPASDDDDDKTIVQTVSNRSQTTPINHAKISIGDTLSERYKLVESLGAGGMSEVYKAKDLYAENAGDKTPFVAVKVLSNEFADHPDAVTIMQREAKKTRELSHPNIVQVFDFIFEKDLCYIVMELLEGESLDNLIKRSRPNGLPKAGVMKVVHQISSALSFAHKNGVLHSDLKPSNIFITHKQDVKIFDFGVARALKQQIDEYAVQTHSDEPEFDVGGFTPAYASPNMLSNQPIDVRDDVYGLACITYEMLTSKHPYDRSPADKALAKALKPAKCKKLNPFAWTGLKKGLALKHNERVATVDLFYQGLSKQHGKPILLAASVLALSFVAYKIWSTDQTRLHQLQSELTALQNEQSKLDAILNTESHQIDTALSNLSTLTDNHKSSALNQLRQPIYHHFTAKATEALKNSNGKYPNYPAALAVLTQAEGYLTDSQQLHDYKAQVLSNRNQLLSSIELKFNNLLELQDYAVKQNGGDIYSLQEEMKQIAPKYQPDISPQAQELFLSSLQQAMDTNNFVELQQYQHVGDKIFAHNDHFQTLKSESLQYLSAADKLGTYQKDIAENPELAFPYDAAAIFYNKTFHSFEQQISEAESVQALDNIAQEMQPLSQSLPPDFELLADTQTALGNAYIKLADTLNGRGRYRQGARTLKKGREILDGIAKDQS; encoded by the coding sequence ATGACTGATCAACACCGTAACAAGGAAGAGCAGGCAACATCAGGAAGTACCGAGGAATGTGTCAACGAACGTGGCCAGCAACACGATCAACCGACAAGCCCTATGGAGCAGACTGACCAGGATAACCAGCTCAAGGAAAGCAGCCAACATAGCGCCGAGGAACCGTCGCACAAAGTCACAGCAACTCAACACATCAAGGCTCCACAGCCCGCTTCTGATGACGATGATGATAAAACCATTGTGCAGACTGTAAGTAACCGCTCACAAACAACCCCCATAAACCACGCCAAAATCAGCATCGGCGATACCTTGTCCGAGCGTTACAAGTTGGTGGAAAGCTTAGGCGCTGGCGGCATGAGTGAAGTCTATAAGGCTAAGGACTTGTATGCTGAAAATGCGGGCGATAAAACCCCATTTGTCGCCGTAAAAGTTCTTAGTAACGAATTCGCTGATCATCCTGATGCCGTTACTATTATGCAGCGTGAGGCAAAGAAGACACGTGAGCTATCCCACCCTAACATCGTTCAAGTCTTTGATTTCATTTTCGAAAAGGATTTGTGTTACATCGTTATGGAGTTACTTGAAGGTGAGTCCTTGGATAACTTAATTAAGCGCAGTCGACCCAATGGTCTACCTAAAGCTGGTGTCATGAAAGTTGTTCATCAGATCAGTTCTGCCTTAAGCTTTGCCCACAAAAACGGTGTCCTTCACAGCGATCTTAAGCCCAGTAATATTTTTATAACACACAAACAAGACGTTAAAATTTTTGATTTCGGTGTGGCTCGCGCCTTAAAGCAACAAATTGATGAATACGCCGTTCAGACTCATAGCGATGAACCCGAGTTTGATGTCGGCGGCTTCACACCCGCTTACGCTAGTCCTAATATGCTTTCCAACCAACCTATCGATGTTAGAGACGATGTGTATGGACTGGCCTGCATTACTTATGAAATGCTGACCAGTAAACATCCTTATGATCGCTCCCCTGCAGATAAAGCCTTAGCAAAAGCACTGAAACCTGCTAAATGCAAGAAACTCAATCCGTTTGCCTGGACTGGTCTTAAAAAGGGGCTAGCTTTAAAACATAACGAGCGTGTTGCCACCGTCGATCTGTTTTACCAAGGCTTAAGTAAACAACATGGCAAACCGATCCTTTTGGCGGCAAGTGTCTTAGCGTTAAGTTTTGTTGCCTATAAAATCTGGAGCACAGATCAAACCCGACTCCACCAACTACAGTCTGAGCTTACGGCGCTTCAAAATGAACAGTCGAAACTTGATGCCATTCTTAACACCGAGAGCCATCAGATTGATACCGCATTGAGCAATTTAAGCACTTTGACCGATAACCATAAATCGAGTGCGCTCAACCAATTGCGCCAACCCATTTATCATCACTTTACTGCTAAAGCCACTGAGGCTTTAAAAAATAGTAATGGTAAGTACCCTAATTATCCGGCAGCGCTCGCGGTATTGACACAAGCTGAAGGCTATTTAACGGACTCACAGCAGTTACATGATTATAAGGCCCAGGTTTTATCCAATCGTAACCAGTTACTAAGCAGTATTGAACTTAAATTCAATAACTTACTTGAACTACAAGATTACGCGGTTAAACAAAATGGTGGTGATATTTATAGTTTGCAGGAAGAAATGAAACAAATTGCACCTAAATATCAACCCGACATCAGCCCACAAGCGCAAGAGCTTTTCTTAAGCTCCCTGCAACAGGCGATGGATACTAATAATTTTGTCGAGCTACAGCAATACCAGCACGTCGGCGATAAGATTTTCGCACACAACGACCATTTCCAAACGCTTAAATCCGAAAGCCTACAATACCTTTCGGCTGCGGATAAACTCGGAACATATCAAAAAGATATTGCCGAGAACCCAGAATTGGCCTTCCCTTATGATGCGGCAGCCATCTTTTACAATAAAACCTTCCACAGTTTTGAGCAGCAGATTTCTGAAGCTGAATCGGTCCAAGCTCTTGATAACATTGCACAAGAAATGCAGCCCTTATCGCAGTCTCTACCACCTGACTTCGAACTCTTGGCCGACACACAAACGGCTCTTGGAAATGCTTACATTAAGCTGGCGGATACCTTAAACGGTCGAGGGCGTTATCGACAGGGCGCGAGAACCTTAAAGAAAGGACGAGAAATTTTGGATGGCATCGCTAAAGACCAAAGTTAG
- a CDS encoding TRAP transporter substrate-binding protein, producing MMKRRKFIGALGAGAAVAGLSACTGGEKQEQTAPVEKWDGEVIKWTMITTWPKNFAGLGEGAEYLAKLINQLSGGRMEVKVYGSGELVPALQVFESVASGAAQIGHGASYYWKGKLPMTPFFAAVPFGLNAQEMNGWLLHGGGLELWRELYEPLGLIPEPCGNTGVQMAGWFNKEINSLDDVKGMKMRIPGLGGEVWRRAGGIPVLMPGSEVFTSLETGAIDAAEWVGPYNDLAFGLFKAARYYYYPGWHEPGTTLEALINKKAYEALPKDLQQIVTMACRTANADLLADFTAKNNQALQTLINKHGVELRELPKEVLQELEAISEGMLSEQAETELDQRILKSFTEFKEQAKEWHRVSEQSYYQARQ from the coding sequence ATCATGAAAAGAAGAAAATTTATTGGGGCTTTAGGGGCTGGTGCCGCGGTTGCGGGGCTGAGTGCTTGCACAGGTGGCGAGAAACAAGAGCAGACAGCGCCTGTCGAGAAGTGGGATGGTGAAGTCATTAAGTGGACAATGATCACCACTTGGCCGAAAAACTTTGCGGGTTTAGGAGAAGGAGCAGAGTATCTCGCCAAATTAATCAACCAGCTAAGCGGCGGACGGATGGAAGTCAAAGTCTATGGCTCTGGTGAATTGGTGCCAGCGTTGCAGGTGTTTGAATCGGTGGCTAGTGGTGCAGCGCAAATAGGTCATGGTGCGTCGTATTACTGGAAAGGAAAATTGCCAATGACGCCATTTTTTGCCGCTGTGCCGTTTGGCCTAAACGCACAGGAAATGAATGGCTGGCTATTGCATGGCGGTGGACTTGAGTTGTGGCGAGAACTGTATGAACCTTTGGGTTTGATCCCTGAGCCATGCGGTAATACTGGTGTTCAAATGGCGGGTTGGTTTAATAAAGAAATTAATTCGTTAGACGACGTGAAAGGGATGAAAATGCGGATCCCAGGTCTCGGTGGGGAAGTGTGGCGACGCGCAGGAGGCATTCCGGTTTTGATGCCTGGAAGTGAAGTGTTTACCTCGCTCGAAACTGGGGCGATTGATGCCGCTGAATGGGTGGGTCCCTATAACGACTTGGCCTTCGGATTATTTAAAGCAGCGCGTTATTATTATTACCCGGGTTGGCACGAGCCAGGGACGACGCTTGAAGCTTTGATCAACAAAAAAGCCTATGAAGCTCTGCCGAAAGACCTGCAGCAAATCGTTACCATGGCATGCCGAACTGCCAATGCGGATTTACTGGCTGATTTTACCGCGAAAAATAATCAGGCGTTGCAAACGTTGATCAATAAACATGGTGTGGAGCTACGAGAATTACCCAAAGAGGTATTACAGGAGCTTGAAGCTATTTCAGAAGGCATGCTTAGCGAGCAGGCGGAAACTGAGCTTGACCAAAGAATTTTGAAATCATTTACCGAGTTCAAGGAACAAGCCAAAGAGTGGCACCGCGTTTCCGAACAAAGTTATTATCAAGCACGTCAATAG
- the tssJ gene encoding type VI secretion system lipoprotein TssJ: MKQLLRSIWIIGASLMIASCSFFGGDDGADVQLDIMVDKQVNPDPSGRASPLVIKVYQLNDKLAFETKDFFSIYDATDKDLAKAIVTQKEYQLNPGHEIHQGLVTDPQTNYIGIVAAFRDIEIAKWRAVAKVIPGEEHKVVFTLKGVTIDVAAEEL, from the coding sequence ATGAAACAACTATTAAGAAGTATTTGGATCATCGGAGCATCGCTTATGATTGCAAGTTGCTCGTTCTTTGGTGGTGATGATGGTGCAGATGTACAGTTGGATATTATGGTCGACAAGCAGGTTAATCCTGACCCATCGGGCAGAGCGTCACCGTTAGTCATCAAAGTGTATCAACTGAATGATAAATTGGCTTTTGAAACAAAGGACTTTTTCTCGATTTATGATGCGACTGATAAAGACTTGGCTAAAGCCATTGTGACGCAGAAAGAATATCAGTTGAACCCGGGACATGAGATTCACCAAGGATTAGTGACCGATCCACAAACCAACTATATCGGTATTGTAGCTGCTTTTCGAGATATAGAAATTGCAAAATGGCGAGCAGTCGCCAAGGTGATACCGGGTGAGGAACACAAGGTGGTCTTCACATTAAAGGGTGTCACTATCGATGTTGCAGCGGAAGAACTATAA
- the tagH gene encoding type VI secretion system-associated FHA domain protein TagH: MSILKLKVTSYHRLTPGQVVEQTFTEQGASIGRSAKSDWLLPDPDKVISSVHAYVSHQAGQFYITDNSTNGLFVNRAVQPLGKGNSQELSDGDYLQLGDYEIEVVVEAKSNEIDLQPSRQAQHLHTPPPVRPAAAAPDFAAQTTVDSQQAQPSHAETLSQDPYAENFTPPMAQIPEDWDAQAGANSELNTPMEDQQSVPSAVQQHNTADTTKQAVTEASSPEQTRVAAPTAPVQSATQGASAESVVATQQQPDAYGARSHSQQTPQHPPPNAAASFDSIGSEQAKAYLTAFLNAAGLREDDLPREISPALFEAMGGALRFSLQGMLDILRARSDMKSEFRVMQTTIRTQENNPLKFSINVDEAMRNLFLRQVPGFLPWFQAIESCFKDMSTHELALMAGTQGALQGVLDTLDPSEITRANQSESALHKVLPATKKAKLWDVFAALHKEVQEEVGQGSDKTFSEDFAAAYEAQLKKLGAN; the protein is encoded by the coding sequence ATGAGCATTCTGAAGTTAAAGGTCACTAGCTATCATCGTTTAACACCGGGCCAGGTGGTTGAGCAAACATTTACTGAACAAGGCGCCAGCATTGGGCGTTCGGCTAAATCGGATTGGTTATTGCCAGATCCAGATAAAGTGATCTCCAGTGTCCATGCTTATGTAAGTCATCAAGCAGGTCAGTTTTACATTACCGATAATTCGACAAACGGTTTATTCGTAAATCGTGCCGTACAACCTTTGGGTAAGGGAAATAGCCAGGAATTATCGGATGGTGACTATTTGCAGCTTGGTGACTATGAAATCGAAGTGGTAGTTGAAGCAAAAAGCAACGAGATAGACCTCCAACCATCGCGGCAAGCACAACACTTGCATACACCACCGCCGGTACGCCCGGCTGCGGCAGCTCCCGACTTTGCTGCTCAGACAACGGTAGACTCGCAGCAAGCGCAGCCAAGCCATGCTGAGACATTAAGTCAGGATCCTTATGCAGAAAATTTTACCCCACCGATGGCACAAATTCCGGAAGACTGGGATGCGCAAGCGGGAGCAAACTCTGAACTCAATACGCCGATGGAGGATCAGCAATCAGTGCCTTCAGCGGTGCAACAGCACAATACTGCTGACACAACAAAGCAGGCAGTGACAGAAGCGAGTTCGCCTGAACAAACCAGAGTAGCGGCGCCGACCGCCCCAGTTCAATCGGCAACTCAGGGAGCATCCGCAGAGTCAGTGGTTGCAACACAACAACAGCCTGATGCCTATGGGGCAAGATCACATTCACAGCAAACGCCACAGCATCCGCCGCCAAATGCTGCAGCCAGTTTTGACAGTATCGGTAGTGAGCAGGCCAAAGCGTATCTGACGGCGTTTTTAAATGCAGCAGGGTTACGGGAAGATGATTTGCCGCGGGAAATATCCCCCGCATTGTTCGAAGCCATGGGCGGGGCTTTGCGTTTCTCGTTACAGGGAATGCTCGACATATTGCGCGCTCGCTCAGACATGAAGAGTGAATTCCGCGTCATGCAGACGACCATCAGAACCCAAGAAAACAACCCTTTGAAATTCTCCATCAACGTTGATGAGGCCATGCGAAACCTCTTTTTACGTCAAGTACCTGGGTTTTTGCCTTGGTTCCAAGCGATAGAAAGTTGCTTTAAAGACATGAGTACCCACGAGTTAGCACTCATGGCGGGCACACAGGGTGCATTACAAGGGGTGCTGGATACCTTGGATCCAAGTGAAATCACACGAGCGAATCAAAGCGAATCGGCGTTGCATAAAGTTTTACCAGCAACCAAAAAAGCAAAGTTATGGGATGTCTTTGCGGCATTGCATAAGGAAGTACAAGAAGAAGTGGGACAAGGCTCGGATAAAACGTTTTCAGAAGATTTTGCTGCGGCTTATGAGGCCCAGTTGAAGAAGTTAGGCGCCAATTAA